The genomic window CGCCCATTCCCACAGATATGCCGATCTGGCCGAACAAACGGCGCAAACAGAAACTGATGCTGCCAGCAAGGCAGAACTGCTCGAAATCGCCGAGATTTGCCGCCGTGTTCCTGAATTCCCGGCCCGCAACTTCCGTGAAGCCATACAGTCTTTCTGGTTCATCCATCTTTGCATAGAAACCGAACAGATGGCCTGCGCCTGCTCACCCGGCCGCTATGGTCAGTACATGTATCCCTTTTACAAAAAGGATATTGAAGAAGGCAACATGAGCCGCGAGCAGGTGCTCACTCTGCTCAAATTCCAGTGGATAAAGCATCTGGAACTGGCCGAGTATCAGGGCGGCTCCTACGCCATGACCCTCTCTGGCCATACGGGTCAAAGCATTACCATCGGCGGGTTTGACAAGGACGGCAACGATGCCAGCACGGAGCTTGAAGAACTGCTGCTGGAAACGCAGATCCAGATGAAAAACATCCAGCCGACCCTGACCCTGCTCTACCACCCCAAGCTTAAAGATTCTTACATGCACAAGGTGGTGGAATGCATCCGTGGTGGGTCCGGCCAGCCGCAGATTCTGAACAACAACGTGGTTATTCAACGCACCATGAACCGCTTTGGGCAATATAAAGGCGGCATCACCCTGGAAGATGCGCGCAACGTGGGCAACTACGGCTGCGTCTCCACAGGTGTTTGCGGCAAGGGCAGCTTTATTACCCAGGAAGACCAGCCATGCCTTGCCAAGGTTGTGGAACTTCTGCTCAACAATGGCAAAGATCCGCAAACCAAAAAACAGTTGGGCGTTGAAACTGGTGATCCCGTAGAATTCAAGAGCTTTGAGGAAGTTTACGATGCCTATAAGGCGCAGCTCAAACAGGTGTTCACTGTTTCTCGCCACCATTCTGATCTGAGCCAGATGGCGCGGCTTGAAGTGGTGCCGAGCATCTTCCGGTCCGTTATGTATGATGGCTGCATAGACAAAGGGATGTGCGAAGAAGAAGGCGGCACCCGTTACCCGCAGGTCAATCCTATCATGACCGCAGGCATTGACGCGGCCAACTCGCTTCTCGCCATTCGGCATCTGGTGTTTGAAACCAAGGCCGTAACCATGGAAAAACTACTGGAGGCTATTAAGGCCAACTTTGAAGGATATGAAGATATCCGGCAGATGTGCTTTAATGCTCCCAAGCACGGAAATGACTATCC from Desulfovibrio sp. UIB00 includes these protein-coding regions:
- a CDS encoding pyruvate formate lyase family protein, whose translation is MPVVPFQSGETTEPKGYAINWSTAASRLTDLKEFLLNAPQIMDPERLQFLDEVYQEFNGEHIFYKRAKLLERVLLKKKIFLDGNPIVGTLTGTRAGVYAYPEWNVAWIKEEMQMAKMASLGEMKIPQETQELLEKTYKSWRGHTCIDINNKLFKDKYGFNPAPYSKAGVYYDNVSVASGSGIADYPLALNKGMRWVIDDLKQRLLDCPTTLERTNQTELYRSMIVACEAVIAHSHRYADLAEQTAQTETDAASKAELLEIAEICRRVPEFPARNFREAIQSFWFIHLCIETEQMACACSPGRYGQYMYPFYKKDIEEGNMSREQVLTLLKFQWIKHLELAEYQGGSYAMTLSGHTGQSITIGGFDKDGNDASTELEELLLETQIQMKNIQPTLTLLYHPKLKDSYMHKVVECIRGGSGQPQILNNNVVIQRTMNRFGQYKGGITLEDARNVGNYGCVSTGVCGKGSFITQEDQPCLAKVVELLLNNGKDPQTKKQLGVETGDPVEFKSFEEVYDAYKAQLKQVFTVSRHHSDLSQMARLEVVPSIFRSVMYDGCIDKGMCEEEGGTRYPQVNPIMTAGIDAANSLLAIRHLVFETKAVTMEKLLEAIKANFEGYEDIRQMCFNAPKHGNDYP